Proteins co-encoded in one Capsicum annuum cultivar UCD-10X-F1 chromosome 9, UCD10Xv1.1, whole genome shotgun sequence genomic window:
- the LOC107842037 gene encoding transcription repressor OFP12 isoform X3 has translation MPRNTLGTNLNLCFTKLKRPLPPQSANHNSNEHHSSLHFCNSITNFNSLYNLSLDCNSNIPTSSSSTNYSTTISEESDYIYELATTPDLATVYASQRFFFSSPGHSNSIIDSSSSSMSSSLTSTLSSVEPRESDALVVDGSIAIPTYSPDPYLDFRISMQEMVEARGLTDIRGNWDLLHELLMCYLTLNPKSTHKYIVDAFADLIVCLMTSKSSQHLDPCAGSTSGMLGGIPLMEGVFLS, from the exons ATGCCCAGAAATACACTTGGAACAAACCTAAATCTTTGTTTCACTAAACTCAAACGTCCATTGCCCCCACAATCTGCCAACCATAATAGTAATGAGCATCATTCTAGTTTGCATTTTTGCAATTCCATTACAAATTTCAACTCCCTTTATAACTTATCATTAGATTGCAACTCCAATATTCCTACATCTTCTTCATCCACTAATTATTCCACCACTATCTCAGAAGAATCAGACTATATTTATGAGTTAGCAACTACCCCTGATTTAGCCACGGTTTACGCCTCGCAACGTTTCTTTTTTTCGTCCCCGGGGCATTCCAACTCTATCATCGACTCCTCATCATCGTCTATGTCTTCTTCTTTGACATCCACCTTATCTTCCGTAGAACCGCGGGAATCGGATGCACTCGTTGTAGACGGGAGCATCGCCATCCCCACGTATTCCCCTGACCCGTATTTGGATTTCCGAATATCAATGCAAGAAATGGTGGAGGCACGTGGTTTAACTGACATAAGAGGCAATTGGGATTTGTTACATGAACTTCTCATGTGTTATCTTACATTAAATCCGAAGAGCACACACAAGTACATAGTTGATGCATTTGCTGACCTTATCGTCTGCCTCATGACATCAAAATCATCGCAACATTTAGATCCATGTGCTGGCAGCACAA gtggcatgcttggtggaattccGTTAATGGAaggagtatttttgagctaa
- the LOC107842037 gene encoding transcription repressor OFP12 isoform X1, translating into MPRNTLGTNLNLCFTKLKRPLPPQSANHNSNEHHSSLHFCNSITNFNSLYNLSLDCNSNIPTSSSSTNYSTTISEESDYIYELATTPDLATVYASQRFFFSSPGHSNSIIDSSSSSMSSSLTSTLSSVEPRESDALVVDGSIAIPTYSPDPYLDFRISMQEMVEARGLTDIRGNWDLLHELLMCYLTLNPKSTHKYIVDAFADLIVCLMTSKSSQHLDPCAGSTRPIKVTTLPTEFSPYPKSNPRPLVKDGVASSTAP; encoded by the exons ATGCCCAGAAATACACTTGGAACAAACCTAAATCTTTGTTTCACTAAACTCAAACGTCCATTGCCCCCACAATCTGCCAACCATAATAGTAATGAGCATCATTCTAGTTTGCATTTTTGCAATTCCATTACAAATTTCAACTCCCTTTATAACTTATCATTAGATTGCAACTCCAATATTCCTACATCTTCTTCATCCACTAATTATTCCACCACTATCTCAGAAGAATCAGACTATATTTATGAGTTAGCAACTACCCCTGATTTAGCCACGGTTTACGCCTCGCAACGTTTCTTTTTTTCGTCCCCGGGGCATTCCAACTCTATCATCGACTCCTCATCATCGTCTATGTCTTCTTCTTTGACATCCACCTTATCTTCCGTAGAACCGCGGGAATCGGATGCACTCGTTGTAGACGGGAGCATCGCCATCCCCACGTATTCCCCTGACCCGTATTTGGATTTCCGAATATCAATGCAAGAAATGGTGGAGGCACGTGGTTTAACTGACATAAGAGGCAATTGGGATTTGTTACATGAACTTCTCATGTGTTATCTTACATTAAATCCGAAGAGCACACACAAGTACATAGTTGATGCATTTGCTGACCTTATCGTCTGCCTCATGACATCAAAATCATCGCAACATTTAGATCCATGTGCTGGCAGCACAA ggcccattaaggtgacaacgctcccaacagagttttctccatatccaAAGTCGAatcctcgacctctggttaaggatggAGTAGCATCATCCACTGCACCATAA
- the LOC107842037 gene encoding transcription repressor OFP12 isoform X2 — protein MPRNTLGTNLNLCFTKLKRPLPPQSANHNSNEHHSSLHFCNSITNFNSLYNLSLDCNSNIPTSSSSTNYSTTISEESDYIYELATTPDLATVYASQRFFFSSPGHSNSIIDSSSSSMSSSLTSTLSSVEPRESDALVVDGSIAIPTYSPDPYLDFRISMQEMVEARGLTDIRGNWDLLHELLMCYLTLNPKSTHKYIVDAFADLIVCLMTSKSSQHLDPCAGSTSISTFTSQTILYMKCCGNGRGLG, from the exons ATGCCCAGAAATACACTTGGAACAAACCTAAATCTTTGTTTCACTAAACTCAAACGTCCATTGCCCCCACAATCTGCCAACCATAATAGTAATGAGCATCATTCTAGTTTGCATTTTTGCAATTCCATTACAAATTTCAACTCCCTTTATAACTTATCATTAGATTGCAACTCCAATATTCCTACATCTTCTTCATCCACTAATTATTCCACCACTATCTCAGAAGAATCAGACTATATTTATGAGTTAGCAACTACCCCTGATTTAGCCACGGTTTACGCCTCGCAACGTTTCTTTTTTTCGTCCCCGGGGCATTCCAACTCTATCATCGACTCCTCATCATCGTCTATGTCTTCTTCTTTGACATCCACCTTATCTTCCGTAGAACCGCGGGAATCGGATGCACTCGTTGTAGACGGGAGCATCGCCATCCCCACGTATTCCCCTGACCCGTATTTGGATTTCCGAATATCAATGCAAGAAATGGTGGAGGCACGTGGTTTAACTGACATAAGAGGCAATTGGGATTTGTTACATGAACTTCTCATGTGTTATCTTACATTAAATCCGAAGAGCACACACAAGTACATAGTTGATGCATTTGCTGACCTTATCGTCTGCCTCATGACATCAAAATCATCGCAACATTTAGATCCATGTGCTGGCAGCACAA GTATAAGTACTTTTACCAGCCAGACGATCCTTTACATGAAGTGTTGTGGAAATGGGAGAGGCCTAGGTTGA